The genomic region GCCCCCCACGATGCACAGGCTCCTCAACCTAAGGATGACTCAGGTATTCCAGTGGATATTAACCAACGTTCAATCCACCCCAGTGTTCTTTCCCCAATTCTACATGCTATTTCATTTagcaaccttatcaaatgctgGCTGAAAGTCAAAATAAAAATCACTATTGTGTAACTGCAGTTTCCCCCTTATCGATGATGTGCCTTTCACAAGTTCATGCTGACTTTGTCCAATTGCAACATTTATTTTAAAGAGTctataaaattgtaaaattttctCTGCAATGATGTTAATTTATTCATAATGGGGTTGATCAAAAGATTAATATTGACCAAGTCACCAGAAGGCTACCCTAGTCTTCTTTGAAGTACAAAACAGAAGCTTTGCTAATATCTGAATGATGGCATTTCCAGCACAGATTTTGCTCATGTCTCTGGAATGGGGCATGAACCCACCACCATATGATTCAGTGTCAAGTGTGCCATCAATGAGTTAGAATGACTGCTTATTGATCATCCAATTCACTAGAGAGGGAAGAGTACTTTTTCTTGTAAAGAAACCAAAATAATTCTGTAGATTCCTTGGTATCTTTAGTGACTGCAGATATAAACTGTTTATAAAATATTGTAAAACAAACTCACCAATACAGTTCCCAACTCTAAAAAGGTGTGACTGATAAGTCGAGAGATAATGAATACAGTACTTGACATTTTTAATTCCTTCTCAATTGCTCTATTTCAACTGTTTCCCTTTGTTCACGCTTGTCACTCCGAAATCTGTAGCCATTTTTGAAGAAACGGTACAGACACACTGAACAATTAATGATAATGAGAAGCtttcattacaaatttaaagaGTGAAGTACTTGTGCAAGATTGAAAATAACTCCCATCaaataccccccctccccccccccaccattatatCGACCTCCAACACTGGAAATGAAAAATAACTTTTTGACACTTTTAGAGTATTTACCCATAAGATATacggtacaactccaattatccaaaatggaccgggcctatttcagataaacgatATTTTCACATAAttggtcagttttttttttaaccagcccaatcgcaacagcaaatcactttaacagtgtttaaacaacaacaaacaataagggaaggctttttaaaacatgaaataatgtttaattctcaccaaaaaacaatctgaacaaaataagataaatccaacaccaaaaactcgaAATTCTACTCCGAGGTTTTTCTAAAATTTTTAATCAACCTGTgacgtcagttcagctccaagAAATGTTGGATAAATTATTTTTCCAAAATCCTCAATTACCCAAAAtttttttcggagccgaacaaacGTCATTTCGGGGTCCAAAAAAACTTCATGTCACTTGAGGATTTCAGATCATCAGAATTGTACTTTATATAAACCTTcctaatgtaaatttaaaataaccaTCAACATTAATGAAGGTACCATTTTGTGAAATGGTAACTTTTAACAGTGATTCACCTTTATTTAACATAATAAAGTCATTTAAACCTCATCcaaaaatcacaaataaaatcATGTCCCTTGTTAATGAAATATGTCTATAACAGTAAATAATGTCTATTTGGCAAATAATTAAACTTTGATTCTGAATAATGCTCATGGATATCTGCAGAAAAATGCTTAAAACAGCATTTCCATTAATAATGTTTTTCGAACAATCAAAAATTTTCAATCGACTTTTTCCTCAATAAATGCGTTCGTAACTGAGACCACTGAAATTCGATTTTGCCTTCTGCTCAACAAGGATGAAGGAGATAGAACCGCAGAATCCAGCCAGGCAAAGGATAAGCAGCTGCCATTGGAGTATGAAATAATTGCTGTAGCCAAAGGCAATTGCTGCGCTGATAGACTGGGAGAAAAGAAAAGAGTTTAGTGGAATATGAAGTAATAATGGAGGAGAAGCAAAAAGAAGTTTTTTGATTATTCAATCATTCCTTTTCTGTAAAACATTAGAAATtacaattaatttaaattttaaatttacagcacgctaacaggccatttcggcccatgagtctgtgcagcccaacttacacccaaataacctacacctctggtacgctttgaatggtggaaggaaatcgGAGGCCCCGGGgtaaacccacgcaaacacagggagaactacAAACTCCAgtccccgatcgctggcactgtgaaggCACTGCACTCACTGctgcaccaaccgtgctgcccctttaAGTTGCTGAATCAATTTTGTCTCAAAAGATTGGGATCATCTGCATCACTAGAAAGTTTTCCATTCTTACTTGCACAAACTTGAAGACAGCAAATGCAGGAGCACTTTCTTGGGCATACATAAATCCAACAATGCTGAGGAGTTGAGTGTTGAAACAGCTGTCTCCTAGTCCCAGAAGGAAACTGCATGCTATTGCAATAAATTTGCTGAGGATTAAAAGGGATATTGTGAGCTGGAAAATTCATCCATGCACATACtggaacatctcttccacaactGTTGTTTTCTTGCTGTAAAATAAACCTTTTTTTTGACCAATTTAATCCCATTCTTTGAAACAAATGATAAAAGGAAACCCTTTGTTAAACCTTGAACTacatggaaaataaatcttaaaaaaaTTGGACCATCACTTCAGTGAATGTACTTGCCATGTGCATTATAATGGGACAACTGTTGATGAATAACCACAGGTGATGTTCTCTTTGCAGGTCACCACATTCTTAACTTCAGCACCTGTCCGCTGCAGAAGTCAGGAATGCCTGCAAATCAGAGATCAGATACCTGTACAAGAAGATGTGGTAAAAAGATTCAGTTACTGTTTTAAAAGTCCAGGAGCAGAGCCAAACTAAATTCACCTTTGGCCCCTCAGCTTTACAATTGCCATTCAACTGGCTCATTCAGGACTTATCGGAGGTATTTGGACAATGTTGTCAAAAGGctgtctggatagtccaagggcAGAGCCTCATGGTAAATGGCTGTGGCAGCAAGTCCTGGAACAAAATTAGCATGATCACAGGAGACCAATGTGATACATGGGCTGGACTGAGTGCAATTTGGCccagaaggaaaagaaaaatctGTCTCAATGAGTAACCGCTGATCCTCAAATTGAACAGTTTCAATATACATCTCCATATTTACTTAATTCTGGGTTTCATAACATTTCTCAAATCAGCACCATCTAAATGGATTTAATGCCCAAGCCAAAAATACAAAGGACTAATATTGCATTTGTAACAGGGAGAAGCGCAAATAAAAAGGTACGACTCACCTTGGAATCAGATAGGCCGCTTCATTTGTCCCTTTGTCAGGAACAAGGGGTGCATCATTGGGCACATTTAGGAATATGAGATAGAAGGCTACAATGTGACATACTAAACCCAAAAGAACTACAGGATTTCTGCCAATGCCAAGATACTTGCTGAGGAACTTGTTCAACAAACCAAAAGTTGCACCACCTAAAAattaatacaaaataaataaatgtgttttctttaacaaaagtacATTTCATTATTTAATAACAAACAACAAGTGATTACAAACCTATAATTTCTCCAACGCCAATGAAGATTCCATTTAAACCAATCAAGCTTTTGGCATCGTCTCCAAATTGATTTGTTGCCCCCAGGCATGTGCCGTACACCCCACTAAAAAAGGTTAGCTCAAAACCTAGAAAATAGATTATTCAAcgttttcattgattcatttggtTCATGACTTTCCATTTATCATTAAAGTGCAAATGATTtcttcatcccttcccattatcTTCTCTATCAGCAGGGAACCAAATGGCCAATAAATTGCACCAACATTGTGCAAATACAGTCCATAGCATTTCAGATCGTAGCAATACCAAGCGGAAGTGGAAAGCTAAGTATGTTCATTCTTTAGAGCTCAGTTACGTACCAAGGACTGTGATTCCATTTGACCTACATATCCTTCAACCATGTATTGAGACTTTTCTTTCCTCAAGTTGTGCAATGCATTGTAATTGTAACACCAATACATGACAAACTATTTAGCAAGTGCATTTTGTTGTGGCACCTTCTTTCATCATGGtaataatgaataaaaataattttaatcacTCCAAATACATTTGGAGAAACATTTCAACAATTACTTTGATCTATGATGCACAATGGACTTCAACAAATTACTAATCTAGTAATTTCCAAATTTTAACAGGCTTGTTAAGATGATGGAAGGATCTCACCTGTGTAGGCAATACAAACACTGAGAAGCAGCATTTCCTTGGTAAGAAATATATTGACTGCGCTTTCTGTTATAAACATAAAGAAAATTCCTTTTAATTAGCACACAAGAGATTTTAGCAAATTCTTAAACTGGGTGAGTACATACAccttcaataaaaaaaatcttactgaATGCAGCTATTGCTTTTGACGGTTGTCCCAGAGGTCTGCAAACAATGCAAAACATTATCAATAGCCCTGGAAAACGAAGTGGCACAGAGTCACAGACAGAGCAAGATCTGCTTTACATTTGGTATCCAAATAAATAGGTACTTGAATCAGCTTACATGAACTTGGCCTCTTTTCTGTGCATGTATACAGCTAGAGAAATAAAAGTGATTGTCCTCACTTGCTCAGTATAATTATGGTTTCACATTTAATCAAGGAATGTGAAGGCCTTTAAATTACTTTTGTTTTACTATGCAAGTATACAGTTAATGTGAATTTACAAATTGAAACATTGTTGAATAAACATCAGTATTCTTGCACACGAGTGGATTTAAACCAATAAATTAGTGTCGAAGgatcaataaaataattgataCAGCTATTAAACTATTATGCATTGACATACACAAACTGTCTTGAAGAATACAACTGATTCAGAGAAAAAGACCGAATATAAAAGAACGAATCTGCAGCAGAATTTTTCAAATTGTTTCAGATGcctcaaaaatccagcaatgatGCTTCTCTTGCAAATGTTGAGATTTGTATATTTATAATAATGAAAATATGATGTTTTCAAAAGCTGTTTATATATGCACTCAATGCTCATAAAGTGAAATAAAACTTAGACTCACACATTTATGTATAGACCAATAAATAGAagaaaattaaatctttttaaaaaatcatccaaTACACTAAGTGTGGAACTATTCATCAGTCTTGAGCAACATGCAAGaaaatgttcatcattttaagtaACAATTACAAGTACGAGTTACTCATTATTCTAAATGTAAGCAAAAGTTTACCTAAATGTAGGTTCAGGTTCAGCATCAGATATTTCAGTTTCTGCTGATTGCAGCTCTGGGGCAGGTTTCCTTATAAGAATGAAAAGGACACTTCCCACCAAACTAATTACAGAGAGTGCAGTATAAACAGTCCTACGGTCATGATCTGAAGatatcaaaaaagaaaaaaatatggtgAAACTATGAAGCCAGTAAAATTCACaaaaggaaggggggaaaaatgTAACTTCAGAAGGTAGGGTTAAGATGGTAAAACATTCCCATAAAGCAGGAAATGGTCAAGCAAAGACGATATAATTCTCTTTCTAAAGTGGCAAGAGGAGGAATGATCAAAGAATGTGGGTGAAAATAAGAATTTCAGAATAGTGAGGAAGATGAGTGCTAGAGTCTCTGTGAACTGCTATAGAAGATGAGTGTTCGAGAGTCTCTGTGAAGTGCTAGAAGATGAGTGCTCGAGTGTCTCTGTGAAGTGCTAGAAGATGAGTGCTCGAGTGTCTCTGTGGTGCTAGAAGATGAGTGCTCGAGTGTCTCTGTGAAGTACTAGAAGATGAGTGCTAGAATGTCTCTGTGAAGTGCTAGAAAATAAGTGCTCGAGTGTCTCTGTGAAGTGCTAGAAGATGAGTGCTCGAGTGTCTCTGTGGTGCTAGAAGATGAGTGCTTGAGTGTCTCTGTGAAGTGCTAGAAGAAAGGGAACAGCAAATGATGATTAATATTTAGGGAGCTAGAAAAGtggaaaaattagattaaaaATTAATCATTTGGCAAGGACATTTCTTGGGCAGTGTTCTTCTCCATCCTCTTTCATTCCTTCAGGAAATTCATGTATTCAGTTGCCTATACAGGTTTGCTGTTTTCCCTTTTCTGATCAATATTCTTCATTATCCAAAATTCCTTAATCCTATCAAATTTTCCTTTCCTTCTTACCAGAAAATACTGGGTCTGCACTCTTGCtaactttgtttttaaaaataattcccaTTTGTCAGATGTTGTTTACTAGCAAGCATTTACTACCCATTTGCATTTGCATGTCCTGTCTCATGCTATTGAAATCTGCCCTCTCACAATTTTCAACCTTAACATGAAGGTCAAGGTTAATGCTTTGCACAAGTGCCTCAAAATTTACAGAATTACAGTCGCTGTTCCCAATACCACCTGACTAGTTTCATTTCCTAAGATTGAGTGCAGCCCCATCTCTGGAAAGATGAGTGtcacaaaacaaaaacaaaaaatctCTTAGACATTCTTAACAAATTCCATCCCATTAAAGCTTTTTCAGCTTTGCTCATGATCACTCTCTCGTACAAGCTTTGGATGGCAGGGAATGGACTGTATGAAGTTAACACAGTGAAGATGACCTATTCTACCAGGGTAAAATAACAGACTACTTTATTCAGTAGGGGCAAGATTACTCCTTAAAATATGAAATAGCAAGTTAATGTTGAGAGTTATTTATGAAATGGCACTTAAGAACTGTACTCAGAGATCATTATATTCATTAGTATCTTAACAGTTGAAGATTATCATTATCATATTTGTCACTTTTTCCTCGAAAATGATGGATAAGATAGGATTTAAGCCTCAGTGCAAACTGCATCTTCAATTGAGTTGCATTTCATTCTCTGCCAAAGTTATCGCTTGCAAAGATGAACAATCACTTCTGTTTAAATGTAATGATGGGCTTTAAAGCTCAAAGTACATGCTAAGGTTGGCAGTGGAAATGCAAAAGTACGAGTGTTCAGGcataataataaaacaaataaccATCGAGAACAAAGAAAACTACAATATTAAATAGTACAGTGAAGTAAATAATGATTATGccattttgaaatatttattgaatGGTTGATCCTTCATGATTGATTTGCTTCTTGGAATATGCTATTGTGAAACAGTATTGCATTTTTAATAGATAGGAAATGTTACTTTTTAAACAAGGTATCTCCACCAAAGCAGGCAAAGTTCTAAATCTGTTATTAAGCACCACTGGTCTGCAATAAAACCTACTGGATAAGTTGTTCTTTGTACATGTTCAGCATAGGTTATAAAAACTGACCTGAAATACGAGTTTCTCCTTTCCATGCAAAATATATGTACAGATTTCCAAATAAAAGGCTAGGACAAAGAATAAAAAATAGAattcatttgaaataaaaagagaagcTTGTAAAGAAAACTCCAGACTTACAAACACAATGGTCTCTCCTGTATTCAGgataaaaaaaacagcaaaattCTGCACCTGCTCGCCTGTAATCCTCcacttcccttcctccaccttcttATTGGATGTCTGTTATCTATGGCTCCTGAAGAAgatttcaggcccaaaacatcgactgcCCTTTGGTTTctatgaatgctgcgtgacctgcttagtttctccagcacttttgtgtactgaaaATTATGCAGCCAAAatattccacacttctgattgaTTCATCACCCTAATTAAGATCGTCTTCTAGTTCACATTTTAAATTTTCATCTAATTATTTCAATACAATTCAAAGATATGCCCCTTCCCTACCCCCATTTGTTTAGCCTTCAGCCTGAACCCTGATCTCTAACTCTTGTGCCCGATCCCCCCTCCACCAAGCTGATACTTTGACCAACATCtccacctcaccaatgccttgattcTGTGCCATCTCCAGCACTTATGAATATATTGATCTGCTTGcttcgtattttttttttaaaaaagatctttTTGTTCATCTTTTTAGTTATAAAACATACATAGAGTATTGTTTGTCTCTGTAGTGATTGCAGAGTAATGTGacttccaaggggtggaatgttgtGTGGGGAGGAAGCGTGGCCTTCCTGCCtgcctggaatattgtggattgcgtgtggtcacgtgtcctccctgtttgaaacttattcagaatCCCATCAGGTGTCAATCaagtttggactctggccacccattagtgcacaccttgccattggcagatttaaatcacctagggtcattattgccTTGAAGAACAAATTAGCACTGTATACAACACCAACATACAGCACATTCTCTCTTTCTGCCTTCAGGTACAATCTCCAGACGTTGCTCCACGTTAGGTCAcgactgtggacatcgctggggGTTtcacgggtaaggtgtgcactacactgaagctgagctgtagttttgcaatagatcaatacttaTAGAGACCCACAGCACCATTGGTACAGGAAACTGGATGCAAGAACCCTggtttgtagtgtgtgtactcaagtgtgtgagcgTGTCAAGTATAGATTCgctattgtcagagtccaacctaggtccgaggtgaatgtctatatggttgtttaagtgaaatagtgatcgagTGCTGTTTAACATTCTTCCCGTTTATCTCCCGTGTGTTAAAGTTACAAATGATTATAACACTTATGTCGATTTGTCTCTCCATGAGCCCACCAAACCTGATAATCTTTCCAACGTgacagtggggtgtggaattcaTTCAAATAAGGGGAGAAAACGAGCAGGCATTTGAAAGTTACTTATTTTCTACAAAATACAACATTCAAATTTTCACTTCATCATAAATGGCATGTTGCATGCATCATTCCTCGTTTAAATAAAAGGATGAAATCAAGTAAGAAACTTCAGGCATCTGGAAAGTTCACATTTGTATATCACACATTTGTATATCTAAATATGTTTCAATAATAGttacattaaataaataaatacctaAATTGTAACAATGCCCAAAATATGCCACTGTTTCGTCCAATTGTACTTTCATTTGAGTTTATTGTTAGACAATTGCCTTGTGCTGTCCATATCACTGAAAAACATCAAATAAAGAATGGTCAGTCATTACAAACATTTGCAACcagttttaaaaattcttcatcagAGTTTTGAATCGCTGGAGTAATGGACATTCATTACTGTAAATTTTTTCTCAAGATTTCAAAATGCAGTAACATAAAATAATACAAAGTACTTTAATTTATTAGCATCACCCACTCAACGTCAGCTGCAAAGAATAACATTTAAGATTCATACTCAGCAACTCACCAAAGCTTGGCCACACGGGCAAATGCAAATGCTAGACTATCACAATTTTAAACATGCTTGGAAAAAATCAAGAATTAATGACAGAAATGGAGGCAAGATGTCATTTATTCTTAATTTCTtgctaaacttttttttaaacaattcaacaacGACCAACCTCCAGTTTAAAATGACAAATGGAACCAACAGCAGAAGATTCTTATACTTTTTATCCAACAAGCTAACTTCTAGATGGCACAGGAGCCAACATGCAAAAACTATGGTTACAAGCCAAGTACAGGAAAATTTGTTCAGGACAAAGTCAAGGTCCACAGGAAAAATGTAGTGAGACATGAGGAGAAGAGAAAAACAATTCTCTAGTAAATGTAGAATTTTTtcattgtggggaaagagagaattGTTGGCTTTCAAGAAATTATATTGATcatttttcaaaagaaaataaaaataaataattttgtccATTTGAAAATGTATCTTAAAAGAAATTGAAGAGGAGGAGGCTCTTTCAATGCTCATCAACTCGCCTGAATATGTTCAAATCTTAAAAATGGAAGTTGCTAATTGGAGTTTTCAAACAATGAAACAAATTTCATCTGTTTGGTCCAATTTAATCCTCAAGAGTAAAACCAATTTTACAGGAGTCAGCTGGGCAAACATCATGATTCTACTGAATGTTTATCAATAAGTCTACATTAATTTAAGGAAAACATTCAGCAACAATGGTCATCTACAAATAACACATTATactaatgaataagcatatatatatatatatatatatatatatatataaaataagaggtggtgaattacAATCACGAAATACAAGATATTCCCAACAGGTATATTTTTAAAGAATGACTTAAAATTCCAACTCAAGAATCTCCAGAGTAGATGGGTGAATATTGAATGCTGGAATGCAAAATGTGAAATCCCAGAACATGTCAAAGCAGGGCAACACTAATAATCACAGAAGGGACGATCTGACCAGGCTAGCAGTTTCAGAATATAAAATTAAGAgtgaggaaattttaaaaaagattgtcAAATGCaagaagtaaaatacaaaagtatgcgcccttcatcaaggaatgggtccttcatcaggccctgatgaagagctcaagcctgaaacattggtaatatatctttatctttgctatcgaaggtacactgtttgacgtgctgagttcctccagcattgtctttttattGTCAATTATGAATCACATGTATTGGAAACCAGTAGAATAGCATTAATAACTTGTATCATCCAAAACTAACATCAGTGTTTCAATCTacagcattgaaaaaaaaattcaaatcaatCAGAACTGCTGGAGTATTAATTGCACAATTTTCAGATCCTATTCAAAATTTGCACTCTCGGCAGTATTTTGCTGTTGTGATATCCATTATACATGAGTCAATAGAGGTCAAAAATTCTGACCTGCAGCTGCTATCCCAATGGTGACTGAAGCCATGTAAAAAGACCAAGTGAATGGCTCAATGAAAACTGCAACATAAgcactgaaaagaaaaaaaaaaattgatcaaaATAAATACACCAGACACAGCCCAGTTAAGTGCAGTCTTTCCATTTTGTGGATTATGTGGAAAACAAGAAACAGGGAAACAGAATCCCCTCTCTCCAGGAGGTTTTACTTACTTATTGAGTACTTCTTTTCACAGTTGTGTATACTACAACCAGACATGCTAGATATACCCTAGACAACAAGCAATGTCAAGAATAATTTCCTTAAACATAATGGTATTGAACCTGATAATTCTATTGTGCCTCAGAGGTAACATCTCACAGTGGTGTGTCAATTGTCCTTGTAACTGCTTGCTGTACTTATCTATCAACTTTACAATGTGTAAAAGCACTGTATGTCAACATTTTCTAGTATCTCACTTGATGAAAATCAATCTTCCCACCAAATTCATACTTCCTCAAATTAATTACTTTTGTTATCATCTTGACCAACCATTTAATGGGTTAACCCTTTTGAAATTTCCTTCCACTTTATATCATCATTCTTAGGATATTCTATTCTTTCTGC from Narcine bancroftii isolate sNarBan1 unplaced genomic scaffold, sNarBan1.hap1 Scaffold_41, whole genome shotgun sequence harbors:
- the mfsd11 gene encoding UNC93-like protein MFSD11; its protein translation is MTPEGWKLANVVILGCAFMLVFTAFQTCGNIEQTVIKSINSTQLHGSGYTSLAIIYTVFSASNLLTPSIIALLGSRLSLFISGLVYSAYVAVFIEPFTWSFYMASVTIGIAAAVIWTAQGNCLTINSNESTIGRNSGIFWALLQFSLLFGNLYIYFAWKGETRISDHDRRTVYTALSVISLVGSVLFILIRKPAPELQSAETEISDAEPEPTFRPLGQPSKAIAAFKSAVNIFLTKEMLLLSVCIAYTGFELTFFSGVYGTCLGATNQFGDDAKSLIGLNGIFIGVGEIIGGATFGLLNKFLSKYLGIGRNPVVLLGLVCHIVAFYLIFLNVPNDAPLVPDKGTNEAAYLIPSKFIAIACSFLLGLGDSCFNTQLLSIVGFMYAQESAPAFAVFKFVQSISAAIAFGYSNYFILQWQLLILCLAGFCGSISFILVEQKAKSNFSGLSYERIY